The DNA window GGGCTGCATGCACCCCTAAGATTGTTGAGGGAAGGAGGAGGGGCACTCATTTGGCCAATTGGAAGAAGGGTTAAAAGGCATGTTCAAGAAAATATCCGACACATATCGTTTCGTTGTTGGTGCAACCAGGGAGCATATGGACCATGCCACGGCCATGAATAGAGCCAAAGCTTCTAAATTAAGTCTTTCATAGTCCTTGCACTGTGGGTCACCACTCactcattttcaattaaataatcTTATGTATATACTTATAGTTAGTATCATTTCACATTgccttaatttatttttttaaaagaaaaaataagtaaaCTACTAATTAAGTTACTTTACAGTCATGGACCACACAAGAATTCTTTGTTTAAGTGAGATACTCAATTTTATACTTCTTAACAAATTAGCTAACATATGATCTTGGTTGTTAAGAATACTAAAAGtagtcattttcattttttatgcatttaatatattgaaattattgtattgaaaacacaaaataaatcttCGAATTTCCAAGAGAAACTTTGTACTTTGATTGGACATTTGTTAAccaaatcttatctttaatCAAAAAGCTTATATAAATCTAATATTGACTGACTCACTAGCTATAAGATCATGGAATTtttttaaactcaataaataaCTTGAAAAATACttacaacaacaaaaacaaaaggtgTGTTCTTATGTTTTATGCATTTACACTTTgtgtcatttttattttttgggggCATATAACCACCAAAGGAAACATGAttgttttctctttattttgctGTCGGTATGGCGTTATCAGTTGCTCCCTACAAAGTCTTTACTACCATATCCTCTTGGTCCAAAGTAACATCCCTCTTGTCTCTTGGTGTTTTTAACTGCTGCTAATTCAACTGTATCAAACATTCAAACTGATCCTagtaatagaaatataaaatataagtcTAAAAATCGATATATAATAAAATGTTGAGAACAAACAAAGGAAaacattcaataatttaattgacTCGAAATGAAGTAGAAAATCCCACGCGAGATTCTACCCGGTGGGAAACACTTTCCAGAAAGGGTGTGTTTTAGTTTTGGcacattatttattattgacTCATACTAGAGAGCGTGGACTTCGCATGACATGCTTGGGCCGGTGGGACAAACCGCGTTTAATAAATTAGTGTCCATCTACTGCTTTTAACTAcatattttctctttaattaattttcacaatattattaaaataatataatatattatattttatattattcctTTCACAATATACTCTTtcagttaattaatttaattaagcgAGTATTAAGTTCAATCGCCtacttaattaaatattaaaaatttaaatcttatatacataattatttgtttgttatttgttgattaataataaatttttaaataaaatttaaatttataataaattaatttttaattaattgaattttagaataaattaaaaaaataatatactctcttattttctatctttaatATATATAGCTAAATGAGCTATAAAATTTATGTTATGCTAGTGATTACTATAGTGTCTTACACATAGTGTCTAATTTActaaaatagataataaattaatatttaataaattttaaatatttaatttttattttaaaaaataatttagacaatataaaaaacaaaataaaaatcataaaattcaccTTAAATATTCAATACTATTTCTTGATTCACATCTCTCTCTCttcaaattaagaattttttttattttattaaaaatgtgCCTTTGGCCATATATGCCACTATGATTTGGGGTTTGCATAATATAAATATGCCCCTTCCATGCTACTTCACCCATCAATTCATCACCAAGATTTCATCTCAAAACCTTGGATAGCTCTCTCTAACACTCTCTTTCTCCAAAACATTCTTTCTTCCTTCAAAGAAGTTCATCATTCCACACATCTCAACTTCAAGCAGAAATGAGGCTCTTGTCTACAAAAGCAACGTGCAAtagccatggccaagactcttCATACTTCCTAGGCTGGCAAGAATATGAAAAAAACCCCTATGACGAGATTCTCAACCCCAAAGGAATCATCCAAATGGGTCTCGCAGAGAATCAGCTCTCTTTCGATCTCTTGGAGTCATGGCTCGCCAAGAATCCGGACGTATCCGGGTTCAAGCGAGATGGAAAGTCCATTTTCCGTGAGCTCGCTCTCTTCCAAGACTACCATGGCCTCTCTTCTTTTAAAGAAGCAATGGTAGACTTTATGGCCGAGATCAGAGGCAACAGAGTTACCTTTGATCCCGACCATATGGTCCTTACCGCTGGCTCCACCTCTGCCAACGAGACTCTCATGTTCTGCCTTGCCGAAAAAGGAGATGCCTTCCTCCTACCCACCCCTTACTACCCAGGGTGCGTTTATCAAATTCTTTCTAAgcaaactaaataatatatactttAAATCCTAATAAGTCGTATtcaaactaatattattttctaaaacttttttattttttattccctGAATGTTATCCAAAAAATCAATCAACTTCATGCTTTCATTATCCTACGTTTGAGATGCTATTATTATTGCACATTTTTCTGAACGTGTTTTGCAATTATGTGCAGATTCGACAGAGACCTAAAATGGAGAACTGGGGTGGAAATTGTTCCCATACACTGTTCAAGCGACAACAACTTCCAAATCACTGAGTCAGCACTTGAGCAAGCATACGAAGAAGCACAAAATCTCAACCTCAACGTGAAGGGCATTTTGGTCACAAACCCTTCAAACCCCTTGGGCACCACATTGTCCCTGGAAGAGTTGAACCTCCTCGTTGACTTCATCAGCGGCCACAAGAACATGCACTTAATCAGCGACGAGATTTACTCCGGGACAGTTTTTAACTCCCCAGGCTTTGTCAGCGTCATGGAAGTCCTCAACAACCGTTTTTCTGACGCTGACGAAGCCATTTGGGACAGAGTTCACGTTGTTTACAGCCTGTCCAAGGACTTGGGCTTGCCGGGTTTCCGCGTGGGCTGCATATACTCCGAGAACGACACCGTGGTTGCCGCGGCGACCAAGATGTCAAGCTTCGGCCTGGTGTCTTCCCAAACCCAGTACCTCTTGTCCGCCATGCTGGAGGACAAGAAGTTCACCAGAAAATACCTGGTGGAGAATCAGAAAAGGCTAAGAAGACGTCAGAAGATGCTTGTTTCGGGGCTCGAAAAATCCGGCATCAAGTGCCTAGAAAGCAATGCTGGGTTGTTCTGTTGGGTTGATATGAGGCACTTGTTGAAATCAAACACATTCGAAGCAGAGATGGATCTATGGAAGAGGATTGTGTATGATGTGAAGCTAAACATATCGCCGGGATCTTCGTGTCATTGCTCGGAGCCAGGGTGGTTCAGGGTGTGCTTTGCTAACATGTCGGAGCAGACTCTGAAACTCGCCATGAAGCGGTTGAAGAGCTTCGTGGCAGAGTTGTCGTCCTCCTCCGACAATGGCGATAACAAAGCTCATCAGTCTAAAAGAAAGTCTCTCACAAAGTGGGTTTTCCGGTTATCATCTCGTGATCATCGTCAACGTGATCAAGAAGAACGTTAACCTGGTTATTGATTCATCTTCATGATAGTATAACTTGTGCGTGAAATATGGATACATGCACATAAAATTAAACcacttcaaaaaaaattttctttttttttttttaaaaaaaagatttttaaccGGCTCCCCAGTTATTTTTGGGAGGAGTAGTTATTCAATGGAAAATGTatcattttatgttttataattTGTAGAGAGAAAGCACTCTGTCCATTTTTTGGATATGAAGTGTGAGGATTTTAGTCAGCCAGGTCTCTATTGTAAGTTTGATATCCCCTGCCACATGGATTATTATTGGTATCATCAATGAAAGTTGATTtatatactattattattatactatattatattgttattattgtttagaatttttaattatgttctCCTAGAATATTTGAAAAGGTTAATGACTACATTTAGAGTTGTACTACTACTAGTTTTGTCCGTAGATTAACTTACATAGAGAT is part of the Arachis duranensis cultivar V14167 chromosome 1, aradu.V14167.gnm2.J7QH, whole genome shotgun sequence genome and encodes:
- the LOC107482547 gene encoding 1-aminocyclopropane-1-carboxylate synthase CMA101-like; translation: MRLLSTKATCNSHGQDSSYFLGWQEYEKNPYDEILNPKGIIQMGLAENQLSFDLLESWLAKNPDVSGFKRDGKSIFRELALFQDYHGLSSFKEAMVDFMAEIRGNRVTFDPDHMVLTAGSTSANETLMFCLAEKGDAFLLPTPYYPGFDRDLKWRTGVEIVPIHCSSDNNFQITESALEQAYEEAQNLNLNVKGILVTNPSNPLGTTLSLEELNLLVDFISGHKNMHLISDEIYSGTVFNSPGFVSVMEVLNNRFSDADEAIWDRVHVVYSLSKDLGLPGFRVGCIYSENDTVVAAATKMSSFGLVSSQTQYLLSAMLEDKKFTRKYLVENQKRLRRRQKMLVSGLEKSGIKCLESNAGLFCWVDMRHLLKSNTFEAEMDLWKRIVYDVKLNISPGSSCHCSEPGWFRVCFANMSEQTLKLAMKRLKSFVAELSSSSDNGDNKAHQSKRKSLTKWVFRLSSRDHRQRDQEER